The genomic segment AGGAGAATAAATATGGATACACTGTTAATGGCTCTGCGAGAGCTGAAGTTGTCGGCAATGGTCCAGGCGTTGGAGACGCAACGCGAACTCCCGGGGAGTTATGGGGAGCTGGGGTTCGAGGAGCGGTTGTCGCTGATGGTAGAATCGGAAAATTTGCATAGAAAAAACAACAACATATGCCGTCTGCGACGGCAATCGCAAATGCGCTTGCAGGAAAAACCGGAAGATATCCGTTATATCCCTAGCCGAGGAGTGACACCGGAACAGATGCGAGATCTGCTAGGGGGACAATATCTGAAATATCAGAAAAGCATACTCATCACGGGGCCGACAGGTACGGGCAAAACCTGGCTCAGTTGTGCGCTTGGTGAGCAGGTATGCCGGCAGCAATATAGCGTGCGTTACTGGCGAGTGGGTCGGTTGCTGGCCCATCTTCATCAGTGTCAGGTAGACGGGACCTATCTAAAACAGCTTAAGCAGTTAGAAAAAATAGAGTTACTGATCTTGGATGACGTGGGCCTAGAATCAATAAGTCCGATGCAGGCAACGATGCTGTTGGAGGTGATGGAAGATCGCTACGACAAAAGCAGCAGCATCCTGATCAGTCAACTGCCGGTGAAAAAATGGTATGGACTGATAGAAAACCCCACGACAGCTGACGCGTTACTCGATCGGTTAGTACACCCCAGCTATAGACTGGAACTTAAAGGCGAATCACTACGCAAAGAGCAAGGAGTAGCCAGCACAGGAAAAATAGACTAAACCCGAGTCA from the Candidatus Sodalis pierantonius str. SOPE genome contains:
- the istB gene encoding IS21-like element ISSoEn3 family helper ATPase IstB, which translates into the protein MDTLLMALRELKLSAMVQALETQRELPGSYGELGFEERLSLMVESENLHRKNNNICRLRRQSQMRLQEKPEDIRYIPSRGVTPEQMRDLLGGQYLKYQKSILITGPTGTGKTWLSCALGEQVCRQQYSVRYWRVGRLLAHLHQCQVDGTYLKQLKQLEKIELLILDDVGLESISPMQATMLLEVMEDRYDKSSSILISQLPVKKWYGLIENPTTADALLDRLVHPSYRLELKGESLRKEQGVASTGKID